A section of the Macadamia integrifolia cultivar HAES 741 chromosome 9, SCU_Mint_v3, whole genome shotgun sequence genome encodes:
- the LOC122088867 gene encoding uncharacterized protein LOC122088867, translated as MENVPFWLQIFNIPSDSFNQEVVRTTVSCVGRVLDMNICSKFLKLPLDVVWVKISFKKKRTIPLTSKIPKKFGLHATIQFKYEVFPICLNCGKITHTFPYCLSLKNVPTALPPSAAEYTNAIIEPLLVNLCQVPSSSDQQQVSLYSLSPGLDDSPSEKDQSSPTHHSNLLLPVPMEVSDEPNTILADSGVTDQPISCETKPKAPLFDDSFWHNPPSLVDPKAQISFARLSAIISDMLTKLPPTIIPPTFHGPSAPQTTTIPVTHTPLSFGPVSAAYSALPAPITSPPFSSTISLNISAPASAIPIEVVICNPSRIFLTPLPSPVPGKETHPCLINAHQVTIQQIMFNGSDLVQSQAHPAPTTSIPPPPIFSQFVSAPILSLPTKHRHGAYSKHSDAKDIADWITDITARATNPMEFLRKILSDSA; from the coding sequence ATGGAGAATGTCCCATTTTGGCTACAAATCTTTAACATCCCATCTGATAGTTTTAACCAAGAAGTAGTCCGCACTACAGTCTCTTGCGTAGGGCGTGTTTTGGATATGAACATCTGTTCAAAATTTCTCAAACTCCCTCTGGACGTGGTTTGGGTTAAGATATCCTTCAAAAAGAAACGTACTATCCCTCTTACCTCCAAGATACCTAAGAAGTTTGGCCTCCATGCTACTATTCAGTTCAAGTATGAAGTTTTTCCTATCTGCCTTAATTGTGGGAAAATAACACATACATTTCCCTATTGCCTATCACTGAAAAACGTGCCGACTGCTCTACCTCCGTCTGCAGCTGAGTATACAAATGCCATTATTGAACCCCTGCTTGTTAATCTATGTCAAGTCCCATCATCCTCTGACCAGCAACAGGTAAGCCTATACTCACTCTCTCCTGGTCTTGATGATTCTCCCTCAGAGAAGGACCAGTCATCACCCACTCATCACTCCAATCTTCTTCTCCCTGTTCCCATGGAGGTTTCGGATGAACCAAACACCATCTTGGCTGACTCGGGTGTCACTGACCAACCCATTTCTTGCGAAACCAAACCCAAAGCACCCCTCTTTGATGATTCATTTTGGCATAACCCACCCTCTCTTGTAGATCCCAAAGCCCAGATTTCTTTTGCTCGGCTTTCGGCCATTATCTCGGATATGCTTACCAAACTTCCACCGACCATAATACCGCCCACTTTTCATGGTCCATCAGCCCCTCAAACCACCACCATTCCTGTCACTCATACACCTCTTTCCTTTGGCCCTGTTTCTGCAGCCTACTCTGCCTTACCAGCCCCTATCACCTCCCCGCCCTTCTCCTCTACCATATCTTTAAACATTTCTGCCCCTGCATCAGCCATCCCAATTGAAGTTGTTATATGTAATCCatcaagaatttttttaacCCCTCTCCCTTCACCTGTACCCGGCAAGGAAACCCATCCTTGTTTAATAAATGCGCACCAAGTTACAATCCAACAGATTATGTTCAATGGTTCAGATCTAGTTCAGAGTCAAGCCCACCCCGCCCCTACCACAAGCATTCCACCTCCACCAATATTTTCTCAGTTTGTCTCGGCTCCCATACTATCTCTCCCTACTAAACATAGACATGGAGCATATAGTAAGCATAGTGATGCAAAAGATATTGCCGATTGGATAACGGATATAACAGCACGAGCCACTAATCCAATGGAATTTCTCAGGAAAATTTTATCAGATTCAGCTTAA